A single window of Populus nigra chromosome 17, ddPopNigr1.1, whole genome shotgun sequence DNA harbors:
- the LOC133677240 gene encoding cytochrome P450 98A2-like isoform X2, with the protein MAESIFKDCTNPENHGKSLLVKKYLGDVAFNNITRLAFGKRFMNSEGIIDEQGQEFKAIVSNGVRLGGSLTMAEHIPWLQWMFPLEEEAVEKHNARRDGLTRVIMEEHTNARKKSGGAKKHFVDALLTLQEKYDLSEVTITGLLWDMITAGMDTTAITVEWAMAELIKNPRVQQKVQDELDRVVGFERVMTEADFPNLPYLQAVVKESLRLHPPTPLMLPHRANTTVKIGGYDIPKGSVVHVNVWAVARDPALWKNPLEFRPERFFEEDVDMKGHDFRLLPFGAGRRVCPGAQLAINLVTSMIGHLLHHFHWTTPDGVKPEEIDMSERPGIVTYMMTPLQAVATPRLPAHLYKRVASDM; encoded by the exons agaaccatggaaaaagCCTGTTGGTGAAGAAATATTTGGGAGATGTGGCTTTCAATAACATTACAAGGCTAGCATTTGGGAAACGATTCATGAATTCAGAGGGCATAATTGATGAGCAAGGCCAAGAATTCAAGGCAATTGTTTCCAATGGAGTTAGGCTGGGTGGATCACTGACCATGGCAGAGCACATTCCATGGCTTCAATGGATGTTTCCACTAGAGGAAGAGGCTGTTGAAAAGCATAACGCTCGTCGAGATGGGCTAACTAGAGTTATCATGGAGGAACACACCAATGCACGCAAGAAAAGTGGAGGTGCCAAGAAACATTTCGTTGATGCACTGCTTACattgcaagaaaaatatgaCCTTAGTGAGGTTACAATTACTGGTCTCCTATGG GACATGATTACTGCTGGCATGGATACAACAGCAATCACAGTGGAGTGGGCAATGGCTGAGCTAATCAAGAACCCAAGGGTTCAACAGAAGGTTCAAGATGAGCTAGACCGAGTGGTTGGGTTCGAACGTGTCATGACTGAGGCAGATTTCCCAAATCTCCCTTACCTGCAAGCTGTAGTCAAGGAATCGCTGAGGTTGCACCCACCAACACCACTGATGCTACCTCATCGTGCCAATACTACTGTTAAAATCGGCGGCTATGACATCCCTAAGGGATCAGTTGTTCACGTAAACGTATGGGCTGTGGCTCGTGATCCGGCTTTGTGGAAGAACCCTTTAGAGTTCCGGCCGGAGAGGTTCTTCGAGGAGGATGTCGACATGAAGGGTCATGATTTCAGGCTACTTCCATTCGGCGCTGGAAGAAGGGTGTGCCCTGGTGCACAGCTTGCCATCAATCTGGTCACGTCTATGATCGGTCATCTGCTCCACCATTTTCATTGGACCACCCCTGATGGTGTCAAGCCAGAGGAAATTGACATGTCAGAAAGACCTGGAATTGTCACTTACATGATGACCCCACTACAAGCAGTGGCCACTCCTCGCCTGCCTGCACACTTGTACAAACGGGTGGCTTCAGATATGTGA
- the LOC133677726 gene encoding cytochrome P450 98A2-like, translated as MALPLLVLVSIFVLVLAYILYQRLRFKLPPGPRPWPIVGNLYDVKPIMFRCFAEWAQAYGPIVSVWFGSTLNVVVCNAELARQVLKENDQQLADRHRSRFLARFSRDGKDLIWADYGPHYVKLRKVSTLELFSAKRLEELKPIREDEVSFMAESIFKDCTNPENHGKILLVKKYLGDVAWNNITRLAFGKRFMNSEGIIDEQGQEFKAIVSDGFRLGASHSMAEHIPWLQWMFPLEEEAFAKLNARRDRLVRSIMEEHNNARKKSGGAKNHFVDALLTLQEKYDLSEVTFISLLWDMISAGMDTTAISVEWAMAELIKNPRVQQKAQDELDRVVGFERVMTEADFPNLPYLQAIVKESLRLHPPTPLMLPHRANTTVKIGGYDIPKGSVVHVNVWAVARDPALWKNPLEFRPERFFEEDVDMKGHDFRLLPFGAGRRVCPGAQLGINLVTSIIGHLLHHFHWTTPDGVKPEEIDMSERPGLVTYMMTPLQAVATPRLPSHLYKRMASDM; from the exons ATGGCTCTGCCTCTGTTAGTATTAGTTTCGATCTTTGTTCTCGTTCTTGCATACATTCTGTACCAGAGGCTGAGGTTCAAGCTACCGCCTGGTCCACGACCGTGGCCGATTGTTGGGAACCTCTATGATGTCAAGCCTATTATGTTCAGATGTTTTGCAGAGTGGGCTCAGGCTTACGGACCAATTgtttcagtttggtttggttcaaCTTTGAATGTAGTTGTGTGTAATGCGGAACTGGCCAGGCAAGTTCTCAAAGAGAATGACCAGCAGCTGGCTGATAGACATAGGTCTAGATTTCTCGCCAGGTTTAGTAGAGATGGCAAGGACCTCATATGGGCTGACTATGGTCCTCACTACGTGAAGCTTAGGAAAGTGTCTACTCTTGAGCTTTTCTCAGCAAAAAGACTCGAGGAACTCAAACCTATTAGAGAAGATGAGGTTTCTTTCATGGCAGAATCCATTTTCAAGGATTGCACCAATCCAG AAAACCATGGAAAAATCTTGTTGGTGAAGAAATATCTGGGAGATGTGGCTTGGAATAACATTACAAGACTAGCATTTGGGAAGCGGTTCATGAATTCAGAGGGGATAATTGATGAGCAAGGCCAAGAATTCAAGGCAATTGTTTCCGATGGATTTAGGCTTGGTGCATCACATTCCATGGCCGAGCACATTCCATGGCTTCAATGGATGTTTCCACTAGAGGAAGAGGCTTTTGCCAAGCTTAATGCTCGTCGAGACAGGTTGGTTAGATCTATCATGGAGGAACATAACAATGCACGCAAGAAAAGTGGTGGTGCCAAGAATCATTTTGTTGATGCATTGCTAACACTGCAAGAAAAATATGACCTCAGTGAGGTCACATTTATTAGTCTCCTATGG GACATGATCAGTGCTGGCATGGATACGACAGCAATCTCAGTGGAGTGGGCAATGGCTGAGCTAATCAAGAACCCAAGGGTTCAACAGAAGGCTCAAGATGAGCTAGACCGAGTGGTTGGGTTCGAACGTGTCATGACTGAAGCAGATTTCCCAAATCTCCCTTACCTGCAAGCTATAGTCAAGGAATCGCTGAGGTTGCACCCACCAACACCACTGATGCTACCTCATCGTGCCAATACTACTGTTAAAATCGGCGGCTATGACATCCCTAAGGGATCAGTTGTTCATGTAAACGTGTGGGCTGTGGCTCGTGATCCGGCTTTGTGGAAGAACCCTTTAGAGTTCCGGCCAGAGAGGTTCTTCGAGGAGGATGTCGACATGAAGGGTCATGATTTCAGGCTACTTCCATTCGGAGCTGGAAGAAGGGTGTGTCCTGGTGCACAGCTTGGTATCAATCTGGTCACGTCTATAATCGGTCATCTGCTTCACCATTTTCATTGGACCACCCCTGATGGTGTCAAGCCAGAGGAAATTGACATGTCAGAAAGACCTGGACTTGTCACTTATATGATGACCCCATTACAAGCAGTGGCCACTCCTCGCCTGCCTTCACACTTGTACAAGCGGATGGCTTCAGATATGTGA
- the LOC133677727 gene encoding cysteine proteinase inhibitor 7-like encodes MKNKSSLIILSVLVLLCGCYTELGHGGQDNFLKMKLGGVHDCKGSQNSAEIDSLALFAVQEHNKKENAILEFVRVLKAKEQVVAGKLYHLTLEATDAGNNKMYEVKVWVKPWMNFKQLQEFKHVEGGTSSDLGVKPDDHGSGWQPVPTNDLEVQDAANHAVKSIQKRSNSLSPYELVEILLAKAKVIEDYAKFNLLLKLRRGIKEENFKVEVIKNMEGKFHVNLMP; translated from the exons ATGAAGAATAAATCCTCTTTAATAATCTTGAGTGTCTTGGTTTTGCTCTGTGGGTGTTATACTGAACTGGGTCATGGCGGACAGGACAACTTCTTGAAGATGAAGCTTGGTGGTGTTCATGACTGTAAAGGTTCTCAAAATAGTGCAGAGATTGATAGCCTCGCTCTTTTTGCTGTCCAGGAACATAACAAgaaagag AATGCTATTCTTGAGTTTGTGAGGGTGTTGAAGGCGAAAGAGCAGGTGGTTGCTGGTAAGCTATACCACCTTACTCTAGAGGCAACTGATGCTGGTAATAATAAGATGTATGAAGTTAAAGTCTGGGTGAAGCCGTGGATGAACTTCAAGCAGTTGCAGGAATTCAAGCATGTTGAAGGGGGTACTTCCTCTGACCTCGGTGTTAAACCAG ATGATCATGGATCAGGATGGCAACCGGTGCCAACAAATGATCTTGAGGTCCAAGATGCAGCAAATCATGCTGTTAAGTCCATTCAGAAGAGATCCAACTCATTGTCCCCATATGAACTTGTAGAGATCCTTCTGGCGAAAGCCAAG GTCATTGAAGATTATGCCAAATTCAATCTGCTTCTGAAATTGAGGAGgggaataaaagaagaaaatttcaaGGTTGAAGTAATTAAGAACATGGAAGGAAAGTTTCATGTGAATTTGATGCCATAA